TCGTCACCCACAAGCACGCGTTTCTGTGCGCGGAGTCGAGTGTGCAGCTGGCCGTGACCTTCACACGCCGTCTGAGGGCAGGGCAGGTCGGTGGAGACGGGTTCGTGCGGCAGAAACTCACCGGACCGGGCATGGCCTTCGTCGAGATGGACGGCGACGCGATCGAGTACCACCTGAAGGCCGGCGAGCAGATGCTGGTCGAACCGGGGCCCGTCGCCATGTTCGACCCCGGCGTCGACTTCGCCACCCGGCGGATGAAGGGGATACGCCATCTGCTGTTCAGCGGTGAGAGCCTGTTTTTCGCCCGCCTCACCGGCCCGGGCCGCGTCTGGCTGAACTCCGTGACTGTCACCAAGGTGGTGCACCGTGTCGGGGAATACCTGCCCGGCAAGGGATGAAGGAACGGTCGGTCACGACCGACATCAGCTTCCCCGTCCAAGTACCGAGCTGTTCGGGTTATCCAGGGGTTGGATAGTGCGGTGAACAATCCAGGGCTGCTGGATCTGTGGAGGACGTATCCAAGGTCTGGATACGTCGGATTCCGCCCCACGCCCGTTCCCACCTGGACAGGGCAAACCCGCCGTCTGCGCAACGGCGGGTTCCGGTCGGCGCTCCCGTTCAGCCCTGGTCGAGGGGGCGGATCAGGATCTCGTTGACGTTCACGCGTTTCGGCTGCGTGACGGCGTACAGGACGGCGGCCGCGATGTCCTCGGCTTCCAGGGGCGTCATGGTGGCGATACGGGACTCGTAAGTGTCCTTGGTGCCCTGGTGGGTGATGTGGTCGGTGAGTTCGGTGGCGACGACGCCCGGTTCGACGACCGTGACGCGGATCCCGTCGAGTCTCACCTCCTGGCGCAGGCCCTCGCTGAAGCCGCCGAGCGCCCATTTCGTGGCGCTGTACCCGGCGCTGAGGGGGCTCGCGCCGCGTCCGGAGACGCTGGAGATGTTCACGACGTGCCCGGTCCCCTGGGGTTTCATGACATCCAGGGCAGCGTGCGTGAGCGTCATGACGGCCAGGACGTTCAGATCGAGCATCCGGGTGAAGTCGCTCGGATCCGCCCCGGCGACCGGGCCGAGCAGCATCAGCCCGGCGTTGTTCACGAGGATGTCGAGGCGCCCGAGGCGCTCGTGGGTGGTCTGCACGGCCGCGCGCGCCTGCGTCTGGTCGCTGAGGTCCGCGCCGATCACCTCGGCCTGCCCGCCCAGGTCGCGGATCTGGCCCGCGAGGGCTTCGAGTCGGTCGGCACGGCGGGCGACGAGGGCGACGCTGGCCCCGGCACGGGCGAGGCTGAGGGCGGTGGCGGCGCCGATGCCGCTGGACGCGCCGGTCACGAGGGCAACCTGACCGGACAGCGGGCCGGACGAAGTGCCGGACTGGGGGAGGGTGGTGTGCGTCATGGGGTCTCCTGGGGTGCGGGGCGCGGAGGGTTCTCCGGGGTGGGGGCGGGCAGGCCGTACAGGTTGCTGAACTTGCCGCTGAGATAGGCGAGGTACGGGTCAGGGTCGAGCGGTCCGCCCGTGACGCGCTGCAGGAGTTCCTGCGGAGTGTACGTGCGGCCGTGCCGGTAGATCTGCTGGGTGAGCCAGTCGCGCAGCGGGCCGTACTCGCCGCGCTGCAGGTCCGAGTCCAGGTCGGGCAGGGCGCGCTGCGCGGCGTCGTGGAACTGGGACGCCAT
The window above is part of the Deinococcus aquiradiocola genome. Proteins encoded here:
- a CDS encoding AIM24 family protein; protein product: MDDADRDHDHEHAGGLLGGLSRAFGGGTAFLIHLSTASQGQAAFCADVPGKVVPLGLEAGESIVTHKHAFLCAESSVQLAVTFTRRLRAGQVGGDGFVRQKLTGPGMAFVEMDGDAIEYHLKAGEQMLVEPGPVAMFDPGVDFATRRMKGIRHLLFSGESLFFARLTGPGRVWLNSVTVTKVVHRVGEYLPGKG
- a CDS encoding SDR family oxidoreductase, with product MTHTTLPQSGTSSGPLSGQVALVTGASSGIGAATALSLARAGASVALVARRADRLEALAGQIRDLGGQAEVIGADLSDQTQARAAVQTTHERLGRLDILVNNAGLMLLGPVAGADPSDFTRMLDLNVLAVMTLTHAALDVMKPQGTGHVVNISSVSGRGASPLSAGYSATKWALGGFSEGLRQEVRLDGIRVTVVEPGVVATELTDHITHQGTKDTYESRIATMTPLEAEDIAAAVLYAVTQPKRVNVNEILIRPLDQG